A single window of Gambusia affinis linkage group LG18, SWU_Gaff_1.0, whole genome shotgun sequence DNA harbors:
- the LOC122820983 gene encoding tripartite motif-containing protein 16-like, which produces MEKRGVQQEKFSCSICLDPLKDPVTIPCGHSYCMNCIKDHWDGEDQRGIYSCPQCRKEFKPRPDMEKNILLSELVEDLKKIKPKPVPHVDCYAGPEDVVCDVCTGRKRKAVKSCSTCPASYCENHLQPHYDAPPLKKHKLVNPSKSLQEIFCSRHDEVMKIFCRTDQQCICYLCTMEEHKHHETVPAATERAEKQKKLQESRQQIHQRIQDQEKDVKLLRQEVEAINVSADKAVEDSEKIFTELIRLLQERSSDVKQQIRSQQETEVSRVKDVQEKLKQEITELKRKDAELEQLSHTEDHNQFLLNYPSLPALSESTHSSSFNIRPLRHFEDVTAAVSELRDKLQDVLRDSWTNIELKITEVDVLLLRLNTRDGFLKYAQKITLDPNTAHRNVLLSERNRKVTRTDQQQSYPDHPDSFSRCSQALSRESLTGRCYWEVKRRAGEVYVAVSYKNIGSTGGFGFSDKSWSLRCDTQGYIFCHNNILTPVPGPVSSRLGVYLDHRAGILCFYSVSETMTLLHRVQTRFTEPLYAGIWLVCDESSAKFIKLK; this is translated from the coding sequence ATGGAGAAGAGAGGAGTTCAGCAGGAGAAATTCTCTTGTTCCATCTGTTTGGATCCACTGAAGGATCCGGTGACTATTCCCTGTGGACACAGTTACTGTATGAACTGTATTAAAGACCACTGGGATGGAGAAGATCAGAGGGGAATCTACAGCTGCCCTCAGTGCAGGAAAGAGTTCAAACCGAGACCTGATATGGAGAAAAACATCCTGTTATCAGAGTTGGTGGAGGATCTAAAGAAGATTAAGCCCAAACCTGTTCCACATGTTGACTGCTatgctggacctgaagatgtggTCTGTGATGTCTGCactgggaggaagaggaaagctGTCAAGTCCTGTTCAACGTGTCCAGCTTCCTACTGTGAGAATCACCTCCAACCTCACTATGATGCTCCACCattaaagaaacacaagctggtgAATCCCTCCAAGAGTCTCCAGGAGATCTTCTGCTCTCGTCAtgatgaggtgatgaagatCTTCTGTCGTACTGATCAGCAGTGTATCTGTTATCTCTGCACTATGGAGGAACATAAACACCATGAAACAGTCCCAGCTGCAACAGAAAGAgctgagaagcagaagaagctcCAGGAGAGTCGACAACAAATCCATCAGAGAATCCAGGACcaagagaaagatgtgaagctgcttcgacaggaggtggaggccatcaatGTCTCTGCTGATAAAgcagtggaggacagtgagaagatcttcactgagttgatccgtctcctccaggaaagaagctctgatgtgaagcagcagatcagatcccagcaggaaactgaagtgagtcgagtcaaagatgttcaggagaagctgaagcaggagatcactgagctgaagaggaaagacgctgagctggagcagctctcacacacagaggatcacaaccagtttctcctcaactacccctcactgccagcactcagtgagtctacacactcatccagcttcaacatccgtcctctgagacactttgaggacgtgacagcagctgtgtcagagctcagagacaAACTACAGGATGTTCTGAGAGACTCATGGACAAACATTGAACTGAAGATCACTGAGGTGGATGTTTTACTACTTCGACTTAATACCAGAGATGGATTCTTAAAATATGCGCAAAAAATCACTCTGGATCCAAACACAGCTCACAGAAATGTGTTACTatctgagagaaacagaaaagtaacTAGAACTGACCAACAACAGTCTTATCCTGATCATCCAGACAGTTTTTCTAGATGTAGTCAGGCCCTCAGTAGAGAGAGTCTGACTGGacgttgttactgggaggtgaAAAGGAGGGCAGGAGAAGTTTATGTAGCCGTTTCATACAAGAACATCGGTAGCACAGGAGGATTTGGATTCAGTGACAAATCTTGGTCATTACGCTGTGACACACAAGGTTACATATTTTGTCATAACAACATTTTAACTCCAGTAccaggtccagtttcctccagacTGGGAGTGTACCTGGACCACAGAGCAGGTATTCTGTGTTTCTACAGCGTCTCTGAAACCATgactctcctccacagagtccagaccagatTCACTGAGCCTCTATATGCTGGGATTTGGCTTGTATGTGATGAATCATCTGCtaaatttattaaactgaaatag